Proteins co-encoded in one Pieris napi chromosome 10, ilPieNapi1.2, whole genome shotgun sequence genomic window:
- the LOC125053258 gene encoding retinol dehydrogenase 14-like yields MFYLVLFISVITFFAVVVKIYQKLTCGICYSSAHMVGKVVIITGGNCGIGLETAKNLAERGARVIIACRSIKRATEAKDEIIKATGNTEVVYRHLDLASLRSVREFCEKIYKTESRLDVLINNAGAGGLGNYKTEDGNHVGMQVNYFGPFLLTCLLLPLLKSSAPSRIVNVSSVMHKYADAEVNFENLNMEKYWSDYLVYANSKLYLNLMTLELSQRLEGTGVTVNALHPGVCATNLFRNIKSRLIRRLVNLSVGFLYQSPWEAAQTSIYLAASRDVKDESGSYFSDCRKTKPSLLSQDAEIAKRLWTESEKLVKFSLNDK; encoded by the coding sequence ATGTTTTACTTAGTGTTATTTATTAGCGTAATCACGTTCTTTGCGGTTGTTGTGAAGATATATCAAAAGTTGACATGTGGAATATGTTATTCAAGTGCCCACATGGTGGGGAAAGTTGTAATAATCACAGGTGGAAATTGTGGCATTGGCCTTGAGACCGCCAAGAATCTGGCGGAGCGTGGGGCTAGAGTGATAATCGCGTGCCGGAGTATCAAACGCGCGACAGAAGCCAAGGATGAAATAATTAAGGCCACCGGTAATACTGAAGTTGTTTATAGGCATTTGGATCTAGCTTCATTACGCTCTGTGCGTGAATTCtgtgaaaaaatatacaaaacggAAAGTCGTCTGGATGTGCTCATAAATAATGCAGGTGCGGGTGGGCTCGGAAATTACAAAACAGAAGATGGGAATCACGTTGGAATGCAAGTGAATTATTTCGGGCCTTTCTTGTTGACGTGCCTATTATTGCCTTTATTGAAGTCATCAGCGCCTAGTCGAATAGTTAACGTTTCGTCAGTCATGCACAAGTATGCCGATGCGGAAGTGaactttgaaaatttaaacatgGAAAAATATTGGAGTGATTATTTAGTGTATGCTAATAGTAAGTTATACCTGAATTTGATGACATTAGAATTATCTCAGAGACTTGAGGGAACTGGAGTGACTGTGAATGCGTTGCATCCGGGCGTATGTgcaacaaatttatttaggaATATAAAATCTAGACTTATACGTAGACTAGTAAATTTAAGTGTAGGATTTTTATACCAAAGCCCGTGGGAAGCAGCTCAGACTTCCATATATTTGGCCGCATCACGAGACGTCAAAGACGAGAGTGGTAGCTATTTCAGTGACTGTCGTAAAACCAAACCATCTCTACTGTCACAAGACGCTGAAATAGCGAAGAGACTTTGGACAGAATCTGAAAAGCTAGTAAAATTCTCTCTAAATgacaaataa